The Spartobacteria bacterium DNA segment GTCTTTCTTCGTACAACTGGACAAATATCATGGCCGACGGAACCATTACCGTATCGTTTGCCGAAGCCTATGTCACCACCAACACACCGGTTCCGGTGCCGGAAAAATGGATGGCCGAATATGGCCTCACAAACGGCATGGATGCCGAAGTCAAAGAGGATCCCGACGGCGACGGTGCCAGCACCTGGCAGGAATACGTGATGGATACCAATCCGACCAACATGGGCAGTGTGCTCACGCTGGACAACATGCAATTCGACGCCAATCAGCTTTTGGAATGGTATGCAAGTTCAGGACGCGTGTACACCATGTATTGGAGTACCAACATGCTTGAAGGCGTAACCAATGTGCTGTTCTCGGGATTCCGTCCGGACGAAACAGGCATGGCAAACTATACCGACACCGTGCAATCGGTCGATAATAAAGCCTATTATCGCGTAAAAGTCGCCGTGCCGTAAGTTCATTTTGGACATCCTCACATACGATTTCGCCGCATTACAGACTGTTCTGCATACTAAGGGACGCACTAATAATTGTTGTCCTAATAAATGAGAAGTAAAGGGACGCACTAATAAATGATATATGCATACTAAGGAAGTAAAGGGACGCACTAATAAATGATATAAGTGTTGACTTTGTGGATTAGTTTTGATGGAGTGGGTGCATGAGAAGAAAACGAATAAAGCGGGATAGATTGGCGTATTATCATCTGGTGAATCGGATGGCGTTGCGGTCGATGTTGCTGCATGACGAGGAAAAAGAAGAGCTGCGTCGTCTGATTCGGTGCGTTGAGGGGTTTACAGGGGTGAATGTACTGACGTATGCGCTGATGACGAATCATATTCATATTCTGGTGGAGGAGCCGGACAGGGAGCAGTATGTGGGGGATCAGGAGTTGGCGAAGCGGTTGCGGTGTTTGTATGGGGATATTGGGACGCGGGAAATATTGGAACGGTGGGCTTTGTGGGAAGAGCGGGGGATGACGGAGGCTGTGGAAGAGGATAAGGCGCGTTTTCGGTGTCGAATGCATGATATTTCGGAATTTATGAAGCAGATTAAGCAGCGCTTTACGTGCTGGTATCATCGAAAACACGGGACAAAAGGCACGTTGTGGCAGGATCGGTTTAAAAGTGTGCTTGTGGAGGATGGTGCGGCGTTACGAACGGTAGCGGCGTATATTGAAATGAATCCGGTGAGGGCAAAAATCGTTGATGATCCGAAAAAGTATCGTTTTTGCGGCTTTGGAGAGGCGATGGGAGGCTCAAAAGTGGCTCGGAGGGGCATTGAACGCATTGCAAGCGAGGTTTTGAGTGGAAATGATTGGAAATCGGCCTCTGAATCGTATTTTGAGCATGTTTTGATGTATG contains these protein-coding regions:
- a CDS encoding transposase: MRRKRIKRDRLAYYHLVNRMALRSMLLHDEEKEELRRLIRCVEGFTGVNVLTYALMTNHIHILVEEPDREQYVGDQELAKRLRCLYGDIGTREILERWALWEERGMTEAVEEDKARFRCRMHDISEFMKQIKQRFTCWYHRKHGTKGTLWQDRFKSVLVEDGAALRTVAAYIEMNPVRAKIVDDPKKYRFCGFGEAMGGSKVARRGIERIASEVLSGNDWKSASESYFEHVLMYEEVRNNRNLVYMDGDLLREKMKNRTKLTNFERLMCRCRYFTDGQVLGSKEFVEDFFAENRD